TCCTTTGCCATTTGGTCAAGGTTCGACCAGGACGCCCTTCTGGATTTACTTTTGGACAGGCCTTTCGAGAGCCTGAACTTTGTAATGCTGATGACACTCATCATTATATTTTGTATTATAACCTTCGTCAATTTACACCTTCTTAGAAAAGCAAAATGAGTCCCGAGAATCAATCAAATACTTTCCCTCGCCCCTTTAACGAAAACTACGACCTGATAGATACTCTCGGACGGGGAGGCATGGGCTACGTCTATAAGGCCCTGGACAAAAGGCTCGGCCGCGAAGTGGCCCTAAAGGTGTTGGACTCGTCTTCTGACGAAGAGGCAATCCAGAGGTTTTATCTGGAAGCCCAGGCCATGAAAGAACTGGACCACATGAACATTGTCCAGATTTTCGACTTTGGAAAGCAGGCCAACCAGCTTTTTATTGCCATGACCTATGTGAAGGGAGTGGCCCTCTCCGACATCTTGCAGAAGCAGAGCAAGCTCCCCTTCTCTTCTATCGAGGTGATTATCAAGCAGATTGCCCGCGGTCTTTTGTACGCCCACAACCGCGGTATTGTCCATAGGGATGTGAAGCCCTCCAACATCATGATTACCCACGATAACCGT
Above is a genomic segment from Fibrobacter sp. containing:
- a CDS encoding serine/threonine protein kinase: MSPENQSNTFPRPFNENYDLIDTLGRGGMGYVYKALDKRLGREVALKVLDSSSDEEAIQRFYLEAQAMKELDHMNIVQIFDFGKQANQLFIAMTYVKGVALSDILQKQSKLPFSSIEVIIKQIARGLLYAHNRGIVHRDVKPSNIMITHDNRVYIMDFGISYIQEMEKQRLTRTGMTMGTPEYMSPEQCHGEEVTLQSD